The following are encoded in a window of Carya illinoinensis cultivar Pawnee chromosome 15, C.illinoinensisPawnee_v1, whole genome shotgun sequence genomic DNA:
- the LOC122297361 gene encoding patatin-like protein 2, which translates to MEKTMSVQPQHTTYRNFITILSIDGGGIRGLIPATILAFLESQLQELDGEEARLADYFDVIAGTSTGGLVTAMLAAPNENNRPLFDAKNIKPFYLQHGPRIFPQKGGLYGIFKSLIGPKYDGKYLHGVLREKLGETRLHSTLTNVVIPTFDIKNLQPTVFTSYEAKKHHSCLNARLSDICIGTSAAPTYLPAHQFKHQNEAGKVSEFNLIDGGVAANNPALVAINQVTKEIFDANPDFFPIKPTDYGRFLVISLGTGSGKIEKKYSAKMAAKWGLLDWLVHGGSVPIVDVFTQASADMVDLHLAVVFQALHSEQNYLRIQDDTLTGTAASVDDSTKENLNKLVEIGEKLLKKPVSRVNLQTGYSEPVKNCGTNEEALRMLAKKLSQEKKCREAGKSTHMEHVHAYY; encoded by the exons atggAAAAAACAATGTCAGTTCAGCCTCAGCACACAACATACAGGAATTTCATCACCATTTTAAGCATTGATGGGGGTGGTATCAGGGGGCTTATCCCTGCAACTATACTAGCTTTCCTTGAATCACAACTTCAg GAGTTGGATGGTGAGGAAGCTAGACTTGCAGACTACTTTGACGTGATTGCAGGAACAAGCACAGGTGGTCTTGTGACCGCCATGTTAGCTGCTCCAAATGAAAATAATCGACCTCTCTTTGATGCGAAGAATATCAAGCCCTTCTATCTCCAACATGGTCCTCGGATTTTCCCACAGAAGGG TGGCTTATATGGAATCTTCAAATCACTGATAGGGCCCAAGTATGACGGGAAATACCTTCACGGGGTTCTAAGGGAGAAATTAGGAGAAACTCGGCTGCATAGCACATTGACCAATGTTGTGATTCCAACTTTTGATATCAAGAATCTGCAGCCAACAGTTTTCACATCCTATGAG GCGAAGAAACATCACTCCTGTTTGAATGCTCGACTATCCGACATATGCATTGGTACTTCGGCAGCTCCAACATACCTTCCTGCCCATCAGTTCAAGCACCAAAACGAGGCGGGAAAGGTTTCTGAATTCAATCTTATAGATGGAGGTGTTGCTGCAAACAATCcg GCCTTAGTTGCCATAAACCAAGTGACTAAAGAGATCTTCGATGCCAATCCTGATTTCTTCCCAATAAAGCCCACAGACTATGGTCGCTTTCTTGTAATCTCATTAGGCACTGGCTCGGGaaagatagagaaaaaataCAGTGCTAAAATGGCAGCAAAGTGGGGCCTTCTTGATTGGCTAGTTCATGGCGGTTCAGTTCCCATAGTGGATGTGTTTACTCAAGCAAGTGCAGATATGGTTGATTTGCATCTTGCTGTGGTTTTCCAAGCCCTTCATTCAGAACAGAATTACCTCCGAATTCAA GATGACACCTTGACTGGGACAGCAGCTTCGGTTGATGACTCTACAAAAGAGAACTTGAACAAACTTGTTGAGATAGGGGAGAAACTATTGAAGAAACCAGTATCAAGGGTGAATTTGCAGACGGGTTATTCAGAACCGGTCAAAAATTGTGGTACAAATGAGGAGGCTTTGAGAAT GTTAGCGAAAAAACTTTCTCAAGAGAAAAAGTGTCGAGAGGCCGGAAAATCTACACACATGGAGCACGTTCATGCATATTACTAG